In Etheostoma cragini isolate CJK2018 unplaced genomic scaffold, CSU_Ecrag_1.0 ScbMSFa_3662, whole genome shotgun sequence, the sequence GAGGGAAGGAAGCGAGGGAAGGAAGCGAGGGAAGGAAACGAGGGAAGGAAGCGAGGGAAGGAAGCGAGGGAAGGAAGCGAGGGAAGGAAACGAGGGAAGGAAACGAGGAAGCAGCCTTACCTTGACGCGCAGCTccttgaggggggggggcagcagcagcCCTCTGATCTGCGTTACGATTGGTCCGTCCACCCCCGGCACGATAATGGTCTCTCCCTCCCGCAGCCGCCCGTTGATCAGGATCACGTCGATGGTGGTCCCCATGCCGGGCAGAGCCTTCACCTGAGTACACAGAGTACACACAGTACTGCAGTACTACTAATGTAATACTAC encodes:
- the LOC117940888 gene encoding eukaryotic translation initiation factor 5B-like, translating into MGNLIALLVELTQTLLARRLAHCDELRAQVMEVKALPGMGTTIDVILINGRLREGETIIVPGVDGPIVTQIRGLLLPPPLKELRVKVRLLPRFLPS